One Ornithinicoccus hortensis genomic window, GCACTGGGTGTGCGGCGCGGTGAGATAGGCTCGGCCCCGGAATTGCCGTACCAACCACGCACGCCCCGCGCGCGTCACGGAGGGTTCGCCGATGTCCCGCCCTCGTAGCTCAGGGGATAGAGCACCGCTCTCCTAAAGCGGGTGTCGCAGGTTCGAATCCTGCCGGGGGCACTTTGTGTTTCTGCAGTTCAGATGCCTTCTCCCGTCTGCAGTGGCAGTGGTCGGCCTGAGGTTTGGCCCGGACTGGTGCCTGATTGGTGCCCGAAGGCGCGGTTGATCCGCTCGATGGCGGCCCGCTCGGCATCGGTGCCCATGAGGTGCCCGTAGGTGTCCAGCGTCAGCTTCGTGGAGCTGTGACCGAGCCAGACGGCGATGGTCTTGATGTCCACCCCCGCGGCGATCCACAGACTGGCGGCCGCGCAGGTCATGTGGCCGGCGCCCGTCCGTGGTCTCGTTCCACCGGACGGCGCGCCGCCAGTTCTGGGCGTGCAGGTATCCGCCCTGGCTGGCCGGGAAGAGCAGGTCCTCGGGGCCCAGCCCTTCCAGACGTGCCTCGACCACCGGAAGGGCCAAGGACAGCAGCGGAACGATCCGGCTGCGGCCGCTCTTCGTGGTCGTCCGCTCGATCACCTTTCCGGTGCGCCCCGACTGCGGCAGGGACCTGGCGACGACCACCGCCGGGTACGGGACGCTGGTGACGTCGCGGGCGCGCAACCCGCGCAGCTCGCCGAAGCGCAGCCCGGTCAGCCCCAGGAAGAGGGTCACGTCGGCCTGCGGGCCGGCGTGCTGCCGCTGCTCCTCCACGACGCTCAGCAGCTCCTCCATCGTGAAGGGCCGGAACTCGCCCCGGGCTCGGCCGGAGTCGGGCCGGGGCAGCCGGACGACCGTCGCCGGGGAGTCACGGATCACCCGTGAACGAGGTCGCTCAGCAGGCTCTCCCCCACGAGACGCTCCAGTCCCCACCGACCGTCGACGTGCCGGTACAGCGCCGTCGCGCTCACCCCCAGCTCGGCGGCCACGGCCTTGACGCTCAGGCCCGCCATGCCGAGGGCCCGGCCGGCGCGGACGATGTCGGCCCGGTCGATCCGGGGCGGACGACCGCCCACTCGCGTCCCGCTGGTCACTCGCGGCTCCTCGGGAGACAGATTGGTTAGGGGGTGTAACTAAGGTCCCTAAACACACCCGAGGGCGTTTGTCGACACCCTGTGCCGACCAGCCGAGGTCACCAGCCGACGTCCGCGCACCCCTCGTGGTCCCGCGGCTCGACCTGGAGCGTGGCGTGCGCGATGCCGTGCCGGTCCCGGAGCACGTCCCGCGCTCCGTCGAGCACGGCGTGCGAGCTGGCCACGTCCTCGGTCACCAGGTGCGCGGTGGCCACGTTCATCCCCGAGGTCAACGTCCACAGGTGGACGTCGTGTACGTCGCGCACCCCCCGCACCGCCGCCAGGTCCGCGGTGACCGCGTCGAGGTCCAGGCCCTCCGGCACGTGCTGCCCCAGGACGGCGAACACCTCGCGCCCCAGCACCACCGCCCGGACGGCCACGAAGACCCCGATCGCCAGCGCGACCACGGTGTCCCACACGGCCGAGCCGGTGAGGCCCACCAGCCAGGCGGCGACGAGGACCCCAACCGAGCCGAGCGTGTCGGCCAACACTTCCAGGTAGGCCCCCTTGACGTTCAGGCTCTCCCGGGAGCCGCCGTGCAGGAGGGCGAGCGCCGCCAGGTTGACCAGCAGACCGAGCAGCCCGACCAGGAGCATCGTGCCGGTGTCCACCTGCACCTGCTCACCGATCCGCTGCAAACCCGTCACCACGACATACGCGGCCACGCCGAGCATCATCAGGACGGCCAGCAGCGAGGCGAAGACCTCGGCCCGGTAGGAGCCGTAGCTGCGCCGACCCGACCGGTCCGGCCGCGTCGCGATCCGGGTGGCGGCCAGCGCGGCCCCCAGGGTGACCACGTCCGCGGCCATGTGGCCGGCGTCCGAGAGCAGGGCGAGGGACCCCGAGGCGAGGGCGGCCACCAGTTCGACCACGAAGAAGGCGGCGATCAGGCAGAACGACACCGCCAGGCGCCAACGGTGCCGACCCCCTGCGTGCCCCACGGGCGGGCCGTGCGAGTGTCCCATCCTCACGCAGCCCCGTCCGGCCTGGCCGGCCCCAGGTCCCGCTCCGGGTGCACCGCCTGGGTGTGCTCGGTGTGCGCGACCGCCAGGTCCAGCAGCATCCGCACGTGTGCGTCGTCGAGCCGGTAGTACCCCTTGCGCCCCTCCCGCCGCACCGATACCACGCGGTGCGCCCGGAGCAACCGCAGCGCGTGCGAGACCGCCGACTCGCCCTGACCGGTGACCGCGGCGAGGTCGGACACGCACAACTCCCCCTCGGTGAGCGCGATCAGCAGGCGCAACCGGCCCGGGTCCCCCAGCAGCGAGAAGACGTCCGCCGTGTCGACGACGTCCTCGGTGGCCGGCATCCGGGTCCGGATCGCCGCCACCCGACCCTCGTGCTCGAGGCATTCCGGGTCAATATCTGACGATCTGTTCATATATAGATGATCGCCCGCGCCGCGGCGAAGGTCAAGTCCTCTGCGAGAGTGGGACGGTGACGACACCGCACGGATCCTGGCCCTCCCCCATCGGGGCGGCCGACATGTACGCCGCCTCGGTCGCGCTGGACGCACCCCGCGTGGACGGCGCCGACACCTACTGGCTCGAGGGGCGGGCCGAGGAGGGCGGGCGCACCGTCCTCGTCCGGCTCTCCGCCGACGGGACCCGGGAGGACCTCACCCCGGCGCCGTGGAACGTGCGCTCCCGGGTGCACGAGTACGGTGGCGGGGCGTATGCCGTGTCCGCCGGCCAGGTGGTCTTCACTGAGTTCACCACGGGGCAAGTGGTCCGCTTGGACGCGGACGGGGCCCACCCGATCACCCCGGACGCAGGTGGGGCTGCCGTCGGCTTCGGCGGCCTGACCCTAGACCCCGCCCGGCGCGTCGTGTATGCCGTGCGCGAGGACCACCGTGGTGGCGGGGAGCCGGTCAACCTGCTGGTGCGGCTCGACCTGGACGGGGCCAACGCCGACTTCGGGACCCCGGTGCTGGGCCGCAGCGAGCCGGCCAGCGACTTCGTCTCGGCCCCGGTGCTCAGCCCCCGGGGCGGGCACCTGGCCTGGGTCGCCTGGGACCACCCGGACATGCCGTGGGACAGCAGCGTCCTGCTCGTCGCGGACCTCGACGCGGCGGGCCTGGCCGAGGGCACCCGCCACCACACCCCCGTGGCCGGCGGGCCGGGCGAGTCGGTCGAGGAACCGACCTGGCTGTCCGAGGACCGGCTCCTCTTCGTCGGCGACCGCACCGGCTTCGGCAACCTCTCCACGGTGGACCTCACGCCCGACGGGGCGACCTCCCCGACGGTGGTCGCCCCGCAGGAGATCGAGTTCGGGTGCCCGCGCTGGACCCTGGACACGCGCGTCCTGGCCCGCACCGGCGCAGGCACCGTCGTCGCCCGCTGCAGCGTCGACGGGTTCGGGCGGCTCGCGGCCTGGGATCCCGCGACCGGGCAGACCCGCCTGGTGGACCTCGCGGTCTCCGACGTGACCGAGGTCGTCGGGGGCGGGGCGGGCACGTCGGACGACACCGTGGTGGCGCGGTGCCGCTTCGTCGACGGGCCGGCGGCGCTGGTCCGGATCGACGTCGCCGACGGCTCCCTGGAGGTGCTGCGGTCCTCCTCCGACGGCGCGATCGACCCCGCGTACGTGAGCCGGCCGGAGCCGGTCAACTGGACCTCCGAGGACGGCGCGACCGCCCACGGGTTCTACTACCCGCCGACCCACCCGGACGCGGTGGCGCCCGCCGGTGAGTTGCCGCCGCTCATCGTCAAGACGCACGGCGGACCCACGGCGGCGGCGGTCCCCGGCTACGCACCCGGCATCCTCTACTGGACCTCCCGCGGCATCGGGGTCCTGGACGTCAACTACGGCGGCTCGACGGGCTACGGCCGCGCCTACCGGCAGCGTCTGGCGGGGAGGTGGGGGATCGTCGATGTGGCCGACGCCGCGAGCGGTGCCCTGGCCCTGGCCGAGGCGGGTCGGGTCGACCGCGCCCGGATGGCCATCACCGGCGGCAGCGCCGGTGGCTACACCACGCTCGCCGC contains:
- a CDS encoding TetR family transcriptional regulator, producing the protein MTSGTRVGGRPPRIDRADIVRAGRALGMAGLSVKAVAAELGVSATALYRHVDGRWGLERLVGESLLSDLVHG
- a CDS encoding cation diffusion facilitator family transporter — translated: MRMGHSHGPPVGHAGGRHRWRLAVSFCLIAAFFVVELVAALASGSLALLSDAGHMAADVVTLGAALAATRIATRPDRSGRRSYGSYRAEVFASLLAVLMMLGVAAYVVVTGLQRIGEQVQVDTGTMLLVGLLGLLVNLAALALLHGGSRESLNVKGAYLEVLADTLGSVGVLVAAWLVGLTGSAVWDTVVALAIGVFVAVRAVVLGREVFAVLGQHVPEGLDLDAVTADLAAVRGVRDVHDVHLWTLTSGMNVATAHLVTEDVASSHAVLDGARDVLRDRHGIAHATLQVEPRDHEGCADVGW
- a CDS encoding metalloregulator ArsR/SmtB family transcription factor — encoded protein: MAAIRTRMPATEDVVDTADVFSLLGDPGRLRLLIALTEGELCVSDLAAVTGQGESAVSHALRLLRAHRVVSVRREGRKGYYRLDDAHVRMLLDLAVAHTEHTQAVHPERDLGPARPDGAA
- a CDS encoding alpha/beta hydrolase family protein; the encoded protein is MTTPHGSWPSPIGAADMYAASVALDAPRVDGADTYWLEGRAEEGGRTVLVRLSADGTREDLTPAPWNVRSRVHEYGGGAYAVSAGQVVFTEFTTGQVVRLDADGAHPITPDAGGAAVGFGGLTLDPARRVVYAVREDHRGGGEPVNLLVRLDLDGANADFGTPVLGRSEPASDFVSAPVLSPRGGHLAWVAWDHPDMPWDSSVLLVADLDAAGLAEGTRHHTPVAGGPGESVEEPTWLSEDRLLFVGDRTGFGNLSTVDLTPDGATSPTVVAPQEIEFGCPRWTLDTRVLARTGAGTVVARCSVDGFGRLAAWDPATGQTRLVDLAVSDVTEVVGGGAGTSDDTVVARCRFVDGPAALVRIDVADGSLEVLRSSSDGAIDPAYVSRPEPVNWTSEDGATAHGFYYPPTHPDAVAPAGELPPLIVKTHGGPTAAAVPGYAPGILYWTSRGIGVLDVNYGGSTGYGRAYRQRLAGRWGIVDVADAASGALALAEAGRVDRARMAITGGSAGGYTTLAALTFRDVFAAGASHYGISDLAALAAETHKFESRYCTGLVGPWPEARATYEERSPIHHTDRLSCPIILLQGDQDRVVPPNQAELMAQALRDKGLPVALLIFEGEGHGFRSLDSLVRAREAEAAFYGRVFGYAPADDLPDLEIENL